A DNA window from Thermosynechococcaceae cyanobacterium Okahandja contains the following coding sequences:
- a CDS encoding class I SAM-dependent methyltransferase — protein sequence MPGSDRGCPQLLERIAERIQAAGAISFAEFMALALYDPEWGYYNRPQVSIGRRGDFVTASTVTADFGELLTHAFVLMWQALGRPHPFTLLEMGAGEGQFAAAVLNYSQRASPDFFAALDYVIQEQSPTLQQRQRETLQPWSDRLRWLAADALPEPLTGCIFSNELVDAFPVHRLQWQGNRWYEIYVTLNPQRQFQEVLYPLKDEQIPEYFATVGIDPQPYSDGYRTEVNLHLISWLKSLSQCLERGFVLTIDYGYLAHQYYHPARCEGTLQCYYQHRCHDNPYRFVGQQDITAHVDITALERYGAQVGLQTLYRTRQSLFLMALGLGDRLLAQQQTNGNLQQALSRHQTLHHLIDPLGLGGFYVVLQGKHATLEIPQLNTSDPLRPTNQSDIA from the coding sequence ATGCCGGGGAGCGATCGCGGCTGTCCGCAACTGCTAGAACGCATTGCTGAGCGCATTCAGGCGGCGGGAGCCATTTCCTTTGCCGAGTTCATGGCCTTAGCACTCTACGACCCTGAGTGGGGCTACTACAACCGCCCCCAAGTTAGTATTGGCCGACGGGGGGATTTTGTAACCGCCAGTACAGTGACGGCGGATTTTGGGGAACTGCTGACTCATGCCTTTGTCTTAATGTGGCAGGCGCTGGGGCGACCCCACCCCTTTACGCTGCTGGAAATGGGCGCTGGGGAAGGACAGTTTGCTGCTGCCGTTTTGAACTACAGCCAACGCGCCTCTCCCGATTTTTTTGCCGCCCTTGACTATGTCATTCAGGAGCAGTCCCCCACACTTCAACAGCGGCAGCGGGAGACCCTGCAACCCTGGAGCGATCGCCTCCGCTGGCTTGCCGCCGATGCTCTGCCAGAGCCGTTGACCGGCTGCATCTTCAGCAACGAGTTGGTGGATGCCTTTCCGGTGCACCGCCTGCAATGGCAGGGGAATCGCTGGTACGAGATCTACGTCACCCTGAACCCCCAGCGGCAGTTTCAGGAGGTCTTGTACCCGCTCAAGGATGAGCAAATTCCAGAATATTTTGCCACCGTCGGCATTGATCCGCAGCCCTACAGCGACGGCTACCGGACGGAGGTGAATCTACACCTGATTTCTTGGCTCAAGTCCTTGAGTCAGTGCCTTGAGCGGGGGTTTGTCCTGACAATTGACTACGGCTACCTCGCCCATCAGTACTACCATCCCGCTCGCTGCGAGGGCACCTTACAGTGCTACTACCAGCACCGTTGCCACGATAACCCCTATCGGTTTGTGGGGCAGCAGGACATCACCGCCCATGTGGACATCACCGCCCTAGAGCGCTACGGCGCGCAGGTTGGCCTCCAGACCCTCTATCGCACCCGCCAAAGCTTGTTTTTAATGGCGTTGGGCTTGGGCGATCGCCTCCTCGCCCAGCAGCAAACCAACGGCAACCTCCAGCAGGCCCTCAGCCGACACCAAACCCTCCACCACCTCATTGATCCCCTCGGACTCGGCGGCTTTTACGTCGTCCTACAGGGCAAGCACGCCACCCTAGAGATTCCCCAACTCAACACCAGCGACCCCCTCCGCCCAACCAACCAATCTGACATTGCCTAG